Sequence from the Methanococcoides methylutens genome:
GACCTGAAAGATGCCTTATATCTTCTCCGTTGACATAGACATTGACGAATCTTCGCACTTCTCCATCATGAAGCAGGCGTCTTTCAAACTCCTCGCCGTACTCAGTAGTAAGTCTATCAAAAAGGCTCTTTACTGTAGTATCGCCCAGATCGATGCTTGTTGACCTTGTTCTTGTTATGTTGTTCAATGCTGATGAAAATCTTATAGATACCATTTTACTTCACCTCTTGATCATTAGTTATTTTTTGTAATATTGCTGTACTTCTTCGTGAATTCGGAATATGACGGCTTGATCGATCCAGGTCTCTCAACTGCTCCTGCAATCGTATCCTGCGCTTTTAGACCATTACCTGTTACATATACAACTGTTCTCTCATCGGGGTCAATATGGCCGCTTTCGACAAGTCTCTTAAGACCTGCAACCGTTGTCCCGCCAGCAGGTTCTGTGAAAATACCTTCAGTTCTTGCAAGCAGGAATATGGCTTCAAGTATTTCCTCGTTCGTCACAGATGCAGCATAACCGCCTGAATTCTGGATCTCCTGTTTTGCATAATGTCCATCTGCAGGATTACCAATAGCTAGGCTGTGGGCTATGGTGTCAAGTTCTCTTATCGGGATAACTTCCGCGTCGTTCTGGACAGCGGTCGATATGGGTGAACAACCTGCTGGCTGTGAACCTGATATCCTGATCTTCCTTTCGGGTTCAACAAAACCTATCTTTTCAAGTTCCCTGTAACCTCTGGTAAGGGCGCACAGAAGTGCTCCACTTCCAAGTGGTGCAACGATATGATCCGGAGCATTCCACCCGAGCTGTTCAGCAGTTTCGAATGCAAGTGTCCTGGAACCCTCCGTATAATATGGTCTTATGTTTATGTTGACAAATGCCCAGTCAGGATTCTGGTCTGCAACTTCACTTGCAAGACGATTCGCGTCATCATAGGTCCCGTCAACTGCTATGACGTTTGGTTCGTATGATAGCATCTGTGTTATCTTTCCAAGCTCGATCGAGGAAGGTATGAAGATATATGATGGAATGCCTGCTTTTGCAGCATGTGCTCCTACAGCGGATGCGAGGTTTCCTGTGGATGCACATCCAATTGCGGTGGCACCGAGTTCCAATGCCTTGCTTACAGCCACAGATGTTACCCTGTCCTTGAATGAATTTGTGGGATTGACAGAATCATCAAGAATGTATAGTTCCTTAAGTCCCAGTTCCTTTCCAAGGTTCTTTGCATGATGTAACTTATTGTAACCTGATCCAAGGTCAACATAATTCGTACTATCTATTGGAAGCAGGTCTGCATATCTCCATATGGACGGAGGCCCTCTTGCGATCTTCTCCTTACTTGCTGTATTATGTATCTCATCCCAGTCGTAGTGCACTTCAAGAGGTCCGAAACATTCATAGCAGGTATTCTGGATTCCACTCGGATATTCAGCACCACATTCTCTGCATTTTAACCCAATTACTTTACTCATTTTGTATCTCTCCTAATAGCCGATGATTATTAAGTATTAAACATAAAAACACGTTATAATATTACTATTAGTTATGGGGCAATAATTGCCTATATTCTGATTTGATGCCTTATGAGTTGGGTTTTGACCAATTTGGGGTGTGGTTGCACAAAATTGCCGCTTTCTATACCTATTTATCAGGAAATTGCACTTTTTTGAAAATGCTAATACGAATTGCAAGGTGTTGCGAAACATTGTCACATGACTCTGATCAACCATGACCGATGCAATTCATTGCGATTTATTATTTCAAGGGAGGTTAAAATGTTAGGCGAATTTACTGAAGAACAGATCCGGCGGTATTCAAGACACATCATACTGCAGGAAGTTGGCGGAAAGGGACAACAAAAACTGTTGTCTTCCAGAGTACTCTGTATAGGTGCAGGAGGACTTGGATCTCCTATCATACAATATCTGGCTGCTGCCGGGGTTGGAACTATCGGGATAGTTGACGATGATGTTGTGGATCTCAGTAATCTTCAAAGACAGGTCATACATGGCGGAAATGTCGATGTTCCAAAGGTAGAATCTGCAAGGCAATATGTTGAGAATTTAAATCCCGATGTGAAGGTTATCACTTATCAGAAAAGGATAAGTCCTGATAATATTCTTGATATCATAAACGATTACGACATCGTAGTGGATGGTTCCGACAATTTTGCAACCCGCTATCTAGTAAACGATGCCTGTGTACTTGCAAAAAAACCTCTCTCACATGGCAGTATTTTCCGCTTCGAAGGCCAGGTCACGACCATTCTTCCGGGTGATGGGCCCTGTTACAGGTGTCTTTTTGAACATGCACCACCTGCCGGAATGGTTCCAAGTTGCCAGGAAGCCGGAGTTATCGGAGTACTTCCGGGCATCATTGGTGTTATTCAGGCAACTGAGGTCATCAAATACCTGCTGGGATTCGGGGATCTGTTGAAAGGCCGGCTTATCTTCTATGATGCCTTTGGCATGTCTTTCGATGAAATTAAGGTTCGTAAGAACCCTTTATGCCCGGTATGTGGTGAAGATCCGTCGATAACATCAATTGAGGATGAGAATTATCAGGAAGGCGGCGGGGTCTGTAGTATTGGATAACAATATCAAAGCATCATACATGAGAATGAAAGTATTATACACAAGAAAATAAAAACATCAAAGGGGATGAATATCAGGCTTTACGGACGTATATGTTGAAGACGCCTCTCTTTTCTTCAACAGCAAGCAGTACATTCCCTGTCTTTTTTGCCCAGGTGGCGATGTTTTGAGGTGTCATGGCCTCATTTGCTATGACCAACAGTATCTCATTTGTTTCCATCTCATCCACCATCTCCTTTGTCCTGATAAGTGGGTAAGGACAGCACTGTCCTCTTACATCAAGTTCAAAGTCTGCTATTATTTTATCCATTTGAATCAACCATAATTATTATCTGTTTAATATTGTAGATATTCAATGAGGCAATATTTGTTATCACTATATCTATATTCTTCTGTTTTTCTCTTCATCGGCACTTCTTACCGCAAACAGTGCTGCTATGTATATGGGAATATTTTACTGACATACTTCAATACTTTAACAATGGTGTAACCTTAGAAAAAGCCTGCCATATTATCTTACAATATCATTAACGGGGGATAAAGATCCATGAAAATGCTAATGTTCGATACGGAATATTTTTGGTTTGAAACCTTCAGCAAGACCCTTGATCACGTAGATGATACTGAAAGAGAGGAAAAGATAGAAGACACGGCAGTTGTTTTCATTCATGTTGAGGCAGAGGATGAATTAAGAAAGAGCAAAGTGGTAAAAAAAGCAGTCGCAAATCAGAAGTGGTATCTTAATAAAGTGAATAAAGAAAGAATGGTACTTCACTCATTTGCTCATCTCTCTTCAAGCAAGTCCTCTCCTGAATTCGCAGTAGAGATAATTTTGGCTATCAAAGAAAAGCTGGACAATAAAGGAATTGATGTTCACACTACTGCTTTTGGTTACTTCTCTGAATTTTCGATCCATGTTCGTGGCGAATCACTGGCAAAAGTGTTCAAAGAGATCTAAAAAGCAGATCATTTTATCCATTTTATCACATATCTATAATTAACAAAAGCAACATTCTCCAAATGTATGGGTAACGAGGATGAACTTCCTGAAAGTGAAGGCTTTGAAGAACTTATCAGGTATACTGTTCCCGGATATGTCCTGGGTATTTTTGCAGGCATTTTCCTTGATATGCAGGGTTACCAGACAAGTCCTGTGGGGCAATGGCTTGTCAGGACATTATCCGGTGAAGGCGAAAGCATACTGGAGGGTATCTATTCAATTCGTCAGCGCTTTCTTGGTGGTGCGAGTACAATGGCAGAAGCCTACGGTTGGGGTAAGCTATTTGGCTTGGCAGTGCCCTGGATTATCGACATCTTCAGTCGCCTTGCAGGCGTTAACGTATATGGTGTTGAGGGCTTCTACATTCCTTATTTCTATGCACTTAGTGACCAGATCGGTGCGAACATTTCCGGGATGCTTTTCCTGAAGGGAAAGGAAGGTTCCTGGGTTGGAGCGGTCAATAGGTATGTGCATCATCCGGTGATGCTCGCAAGCCTTGCAATAATTATTATCGTACCTATCGGTCTTTTACTTTTACGCATATATGGTTTCAGCCCGACCACCCAAACATTTACTGCCCTTGAGACCATTGTGGCAAATCTATGCTGGGTTCCACCTCTTGTGGGCTGGTATGTACAGAAAAAAAGAGGGATATGAGGATATTCTATGGCAAAAGATGATGTAAGTAAGATCGTTGAGAGGTACATTGCTTCCGGCAGATCTGAAAAGGATGTTGAAAGGAAGGAACATTACTTCAAGATGGCTCTGCAGCTGCAGCCTAAAAA
This genomic interval carries:
- a CDS encoding ubiquitin-like small modifier protein 1, translating into MVSIRFSSALNNITRTRSTSIDLGDTTVKSLFDRLTTEYGEEFERRLLHDGEVRRFVNVYVNGEDIRHLSGLATEITDADEISILPAVSGG
- the thrC gene encoding threonine synthase; the protein is MSKVIGLKCRECGAEYPSGIQNTCYECFGPLEVHYDWDEIHNTASKEKIARGPPSIWRYADLLPIDSTNYVDLGSGYNKLHHAKNLGKELGLKELYILDDSVNPTNSFKDRVTSVAVSKALELGATAIGCASTGNLASAVGAHAAKAGIPSYIFIPSSIELGKITQMLSYEPNVIAVDGTYDDANRLASEVADQNPDWAFVNINIRPYYTEGSRTLAFETAEQLGWNAPDHIVAPLGSGALLCALTRGYRELEKIGFVEPERKIRISGSQPAGCSPISTAVQNDAEVIPIRELDTIAHSLAIGNPADGHYAKQEIQNSGGYAASVTNEEILEAIFLLARTEGIFTEPAGGTTVAGLKRLVESGHIDPDERTVVYVTGNGLKAQDTIAGAVERPGSIKPSYSEFTKKYSNITKNN
- the moeB gene encoding molybdopterin-synthase adenylyltransferase MoeB yields the protein MLGEFTEEQIRRYSRHIILQEVGGKGQQKLLSSRVLCIGAGGLGSPIIQYLAAAGVGTIGIVDDDVVDLSNLQRQVIHGGNVDVPKVESARQYVENLNPDVKVITYQKRISPDNILDIINDYDIVVDGSDNFATRYLVNDACVLAKKPLSHGSIFRFEGQVTTILPGDGPCYRCLFEHAPPAGMVPSCQEAGVIGVLPGIIGVIQATEVIKYLLGFGDLLKGRLIFYDAFGMSFDEIKVRKNPLCPVCGEDPSITSIEDENYQEGGGVCSIG
- a CDS encoding sulfurtransferase TusA family protein gives rise to the protein MDKIIADFELDVRGQCCPYPLIRTKEMVDEMETNEILLVIANEAMTPQNIATWAKKTGNVLLAVEEKRGVFNIYVRKA
- a CDS encoding threonyl-tRNA synthetase editing domain-containing protein, with protein sequence MKMLMFDTEYFWFETFSKTLDHVDDTEREEKIEDTAVVFIHVEAEDELRKSKVVKKAVANQKWYLNKVNKERMVLHSFAHLSSSKSSPEFAVEIILAIKEKLDNKGIDVHTTAFGYFSEFSIHVRGESLAKVFKEI